Below is a genomic region from Rosa chinensis cultivar Old Blush chromosome 5, RchiOBHm-V2, whole genome shotgun sequence.
GTTAGGCAGAAGAGATTCCACCACAGCAAGTTTAAGTGCTGCAAATACTGATCTCCCATCTCCAAGCCTAGATGTTAATGACCTCATCTCTGCCTTCTCGAATAAAGGCTTTAGTGCCAAAGATTTGGTAGCTCTCTCAGGTATTAAGTGAAACAACAATATTTGGGTAGTTCtcatatatataattacataaCTTAATTTCAATATGCATAATCTTTCTCTGATGAAAATCTTGATTCCTTATGAATAGGATCTCACACAATGGGTCAAGCCAGGTGTGTATTGTTCCGAGACCGGATCTATAATGAGACTGACATCAACTCAGCACTTGCTACTTCACTGAAATCAAACTGTCCAAGCTCAGGGAGTGATGACAACCTTTCCCCACTGGATGTTACAAGTCCTGTTTTCTTCGACAACGCTTATTATAAGAACTTGGTTAATAGCAAGGGTCTCTTGCATTCTGACCAACAACTCTTCAGTGGTGGTTCAACAGATTCTCAGGTTACAACTTACAGCACCACCCCTTTAGCTTTCTTTGCAGATTTTGCCAATGCCATGGTGAAAATGGGGAACCTCAACCTGCTTACTGGATCCAATGGTCAAATTCGTACTAACTGCCGCAAAATAAATTAGACTGCTCAGAATGGAAACGTTATCTAGTTCAGTAAAATCAAGTGATTCATCTGAtagtaatttttgtttttactcATTCCAGTAGTGAAAAAATATAATGTTTTATGTTGTACTTGTATACCGATGCCAAAGCTAAAAAGCCGAAAATAAATACCGTACCTCATCGATATAATGCATTCATATTTAgcattaatttcagtttaccctccTAAAATTTAGAGGTGTCATCATGTCACTCCATGTACTCTCAATTTAAAAATTTTACCCTCCAAGTTTTCCAATTTTAATCTTCCGTGCCTAATATGTGATGCTCCGTCCAAATTTAATCTTCCGtgcctatatatataattttttttttttttttgctgattgTCTATCTGTAAGAATTAGAGAAGTAATCTGGTTATTCTCTTACCTTTCCTTCAAACTTACCCCAAAAATCCTTTGTTTCTTTCATATTTTGGATTCCTGTGTTTACATAACAATACAACTTTGTTCCTAATCTTCCTTTAGACCAAATAGAGACATGACTTTTCCAAGAAGATTTGTTTCAATGGTTTTTGAAATTCCACTATTAAAAGAAAATGTAGACAAACAGTGTTCTTGCACGATTTATTGTTGGTTCATGTATGTGTGTCCGCTGTCTGTGTTTAGCAAAGCTTTGTTTATGCAGGTCAAAGCCTCTGTTCTGTTACCAAAAGACCGAGAAAGGCAGCCCGCCACTATACATTGAAAGTAAATCAAAGTCAAATCCTTTTATATAATGGCtgttctcaaattttgattagATTAGGAAAACTACATTACTAGTATATCGTTGAATCGTTTCTCAAATGAATGTAATGTGTTAAAATAATTGCAGTGACACTGTTTAGGTCTCAAAAATTCCATTTTGAAGTTAAGGTCTATTAATTTCCTGGATTACACTAAATGATTTCCAtagttgagattttttttttttaatgaagacaACAGAATCATGTTCCTTTAATAATATCAAACAATCGTACAAGGTCAATGTTGAGAGATTCGAAAATCCCTCGTATTACAAGTCATTTGCTCAATTATTCACAAAACTaaaaaaccaaaatagaaactgtagaactaaaaataaaaaagaaagacaaaaaagaaaaacctagCCTACACAACCTGTATCAAAGCAACTGTCTTGAAACTTTGACGCCTAAGACTCTCATGGTGTACATCGTAGTATCCAATGTAGCAACAGCTTCAACCTAAGGCAGTATAGGGTAATGCCACTCCCCAAAAAGcccaaaccaaatcaaacccaaaagaaaaaaagagagaaagaaagtggGCTAGCTAGCCCAGCCAGGCTACATTGCTGCAGCTTGGGCAGACTAAGGCCCAATGGCCCAAATCCACTTGCTTCACCTCGTCATCCCAGACCAGCCGGTGTCAAACCTCTAAGGGAGTAGCACTCTGTTACCCCTCCGAGAGCCGCTAATGTCCCTCTGCCATCAAGCTTAAAACCGCCCTAAGCCCAACCAAGAAACACAGTCGGCTGCTATAAAGAACTGCCCGCCGCTGCCTACAAACTCAGACTCTGACTCGCCGCCTTTAAAACGGAGATCTTCGACTAGTCTAGACCCATATCCAAACACCTCCATAGCCTAGCACCTCAAATCGGACCTTTAACACCACTGAGATATTACGCCGCCGATGAAAGAGATCCCTCTCTCCAAGCCGTTGCCATCCCTGTGAATTCTCACTAGAACCTCGATTATACTTGGTTGCCATCCTAGTGAATTCTCACTAGAGCCTCGATGATACTTGGTCTAGGGAATGCGAGTTTACTACCTCTACCGCACGAAACCCTAAGTTTCGCCCTCCAAGGTCACTCTTAAATCCTCAGAGGTCTTCCGCTCGTTCTCTCTTCCTAGCTCTCGATATTATTTTCATAGCTGAGATTGATTTGTATGATTAGACATAAAATCCATCATTATATAACAATTTCACCTGACTATATTGAAAATATGAATCTCACATGGGAAAATATAAGGGGGAAATAATGCAGTATATTAATATATGACATACATGCAATTACCgagtgttctaaaaatcggttGCCTCGGCGCTGGGCGGCAGCTCTTCGACTTGATTAATGCCAAATTAGCGAAATTGGATGAGCAGATTAGGCGCTGGGCAGGTGAGCATTAGGCGGCCTGTCTAGACAGGTTTTCGCGTTTATATattctgttttattttttttcagtcTTCCTAATCGCTCTGCGAGGTGTTAGATTcaatatgaaacataaacatataactCAAGTATACTATCTCAAATGTTAGATAAATATtatgaaataaaatcataaaactaaCTTGGTGGATTGCTGCTGTTATCCATTTGGTGATCTGCTGCCATTATCTATTTGATCTTCTCCTAGATACACACTGTATCTCTCTTTATTGCTTGATGGGACAAACTCAATGAGAGCGTTTTTATGTTCTAGCAGGGATCAAATACAAATTCCACTTTATTTATAAAGCTGTTCAACACAGCAGTTACATGGCAGTTCCTTCCATAAAGGAACTGTCAAAATAACTTCCTAATAGATTTGTCTGGATAACCAcacaattgaatttgaaattctttaaCAGATATTCTAATATATAAACTTAATTCAATTACTTAATAAGTTTATATATCTTGGTTAATGTATTtacatttgaattcaaaatagcTCATTTACATTAACTGATGCATACAACATATAATAGCTAGTTCATATCTATTGCTGTGCAATAGCtatgatcttacaatctcccactgaactagATATTGTATGATGTATACCATGTAAATAACCTATTTCTTAATTGTGCACTTGAATTCAAAAATACTATCTATTTTACAAAACCCTGTCAATTAAGATTTACTAAGCTGAATCATAGAAGAGAATGACAAATTAGCAAGTTGCCAGTCTTTTATAATCACATCATAGTAATCAAAAATTACATGGATTACCACAAGTGTGATCATGCTTGTTATGTAGTAATCAACTTTCACAAGCATTGGTGATCCTGATGGAGTTATTCAAACTGCATATTTGCTGATGTGACATCTGAATGTATATACACACTAAATTATGCAGTACTATATTTGAATAAaacaatttcattcaaaattatatgaatgaACTTGATAATGACTAATATGATTAATAACAATGCATTACTAAATAGTTGCAATACATACTAGTAACTTAGTGAAATACATAACTAACCATCAATACTACCTAAAACGTACTCCCATATTTTCCACATGTTTGATGAACACAGAAACTGGCAATGCTTTGGTCAATGGATCTGCAAGTTGGTCTTTTGTACCTATTTTGGTCACCTCTATTTCATTGTCTCTCACAATTTCTCTCACAGAGAAATACTTCACATCAATGTTTCTAGATCCAGAAGTCCTTTTGTTGTTCTTTGAAAAGAACACAGCAGCTGCATTGTCATAGTAAATGGTCATTGGCCTTTCAATTAAATCCACCACTTTCATTCttgaaataaaatttctcaaccacaaaGCATGTGCAATAGCTTCAAATATTGCAATGTATTCTGCTTGAAAGGTTGAAGTAGCAGTTAATGATTGCTTATTAGTCTTCCATGAGATAGCTCCGCCAGCAAACATGAAAATATATCCAGATGTTGATTTCAAGTCATCCAAGTCTTGTTTGTATGAAGCATTTGTATAACATTCCACTTTCAATTCTTGATCTTCAATCCTTTTGTATACCAGCATGTGATCTCTGGTAGATTTCAAATATCTCAAAACTTTCTTCCCAGCAACCCAATGTTCATGTCTAGCATTTGATTGATATCTGGACAACATATTAACAGCAAAACTTATATCTGGCCTGGTACaaacttgtgcatacatgagacttccaacCAATCTAGCATAAGGTACATTCTCCATGGTTTTCCCTCTAGAACCTTCTGAGGACATTGCCGTTTGTGCAGCTTATCACCTTTAGAAACAGGAGCACTTCTTGATCTGCATTTTTCTAGACCAAATCTCAGCAACATCTTATTTATGTAATTCTTTTGTGATAACCCCAGCATGCACTGATTTCTATTTCTGCTGATTTATTTTCCAAGTACATAGTAAGCTTCCCCCATatccttcatgtcaaaattcttcaTCAAAAATTCTTTTGTGTCTTTCAGCAAACCAATATTGCTGCCTGGCTAATAAgatatcatctacatataaaATTAGAAATATGAAATGACTCCCACTAACCTTGCAGTACACACACTcatctaatttattttcttcaaagcCAAAATCTGAAATCACAGCAGCAAATTTTAAGTACCATTGTCTGGATGCCCACTTGAGTGCATAGATGGACTTGTTGAGTTTGCAGATTTTCTTTTCATCCTCAATGAACCCTTTTCGTTGAAGCATGCATGCAGATGTTTTCTTGCAAGTCTCCATTTAAAAATGTTGTCTTAACATCCATCTAATGCAATTCTAGATTGTAATGTGCAACCAAATCTATTACAACTCTGAAGGCATCTTTAGTTGAGACTGGTGAAAAAGTCTCGTACCCTCCTTCTGATTGTATCCTTTCGCCACAAGCCTAGCTTTGTATCTTTCAATCTTGCCATTTGCATCCCTTTTTGTTTAATAAACCCATTTGCAGCCAATTGGTTTCAAATCTGCAGTTCTATCTACTAATGTCCAAACTCCATTCTTTGACATGCTTTGAAGTTCATCTTCCATTGCTAACTTCCATTTGTGGCTGTTATTAGATTGCATAGCTTCTTTCAATGAAACATGATCATTTTCTTCCCCCAAATCAAACTCAATTGCAGTTAAATATAGATGATAATCACTGGATATTGCAGattttcttgatctttctgATCTTCTTAAGACTTCATGTGCTTCTGCTACTGGGATTTCTGCATTTTCACTGTTCTGAACATCATTGTTTGGATAATTTTGATTTCCAAAATTGACTGCTTGAGATTGATTTTCAACTTGTGCTACTGGTATGAATGCTTCACCTTGTGTTGCTGGTATGAGTGCTTCACCTTGTGCTGCTGGTATGAGTGCTTCACTAATCATCCGTGTTTCAGGTGGCACAAATTCTGGAAAAATGAACCAATCATCCATGTTGTTATACATTTGATCAACACTGGTCCCTTCACTTACATCTTCATTCTGATCAAACATTTCATCATAGAAGATTGCTCTATGTGTCTTAAAAATTCTGTTGATCCTTAAACGACAGTAAAATTTGAATCATTTTGACTTCTCTGAATAACCAATAAAATATGAACTTATTGATTTTGAGTCAAATTGTCAGTATCTCCATTGTGTTAATTTGATTAATGCTCATTAGAAAATGCATagttggatgaaattaatctaaATCAGTCATTCATCATATATTCCAGTTTGACTATATACTAGAATTATATGCATATCCCAAATGTTAATTCATATAGAATAAACATTTTAAATGAATCACATAcagatatataaataaacatatATCATGTTCAAGATGCTAGTATCATTTGTGATACACTTATCTCTAACgatatatttatgaatgttcATTATCAAATATATGTTAAACTAGAAAGTCTAATCTTGATATCCAACCGCTTTGGAAGTtagattttaattaaaactttcAAGTTTTCTTCTGTGAATGTATGTTCATACATATACATTACAGCTATTTTGATAGCATTGAATACATATGCAGAACACattcaaaagaaaatttcatTTAGCCTATTGCATATATCAGTATAATCATGGCTACTTTGGCAGCAATATGAATCTACATGAAATATGCAGTAGTTTTTGAAGTTAGCACAATtttcacatgtatatatatatataacaaataatCATTATATAATTTGATAAAAACAATACTCAGTTTATACAGATAACAGCAGTAAAAGTCACTATCGCTTTGTATTTAATTGATATGCAGATATATTTATACGAACAACAACATGTTATTATCAAGTCCCAGGATATATATAGATTTGCATTATAATAAGAATTGATCTAAATCTGAGCAtagttgctctgataccaattgttagattcaatatgaaacataaacatataactCAAGTATACTATCTCAAATGTTAGATCAATATtatgaaataaaatcataaaactaaCTTGGTGGATTGCTGCAGTTATCCATTTGGTGATCTGCTGCGTTTATCTATTTGATCTTCTCCTAGATACACACCGTATCTCTCTTTATTGCTTGATGGGACAAACTCAATGAGAGCGTTTTTATGTTCTAGCAGGGATCAAATACAAATTCCACTTTATGTATAAAGCTGTTCAACACAGCAGTTACATGGTAGTTCCTTCCACCAAGGAACTGTCAAAATAACTTCCTAATAGATTTGTTTGGATAACCAcacaattgaatttgaaattctttaaCAGATATTCTAATATATAAACTTAATTCAATTACTTAATAAGTTTATATATCTTGGTTAATGTATTtacatttgaattcaaaatagcTCATTTACATTAACTGATGCATACAACATATAATAGCTAGTTCATATCTATTGCTGTGCAATAGGTATGATCGTACACGAGGCGCTATCTACTTCCCTCTCAATCCACTGcacgcctctctctctctctctctctctctcctcctctctctcccctccagcACCTGACTTCCTGACTTCGTAATCCGAATATGAGGCTCTGACTCCTCTCCAATAGTGCTCCTCTATGTCAATCTTCAGCCTCCATCTCTGATGCCTGAGATTCAGTTCTCCAATTTTTTTATtgagttttctgaaatttttacttCTTATTGATGGGTACGTATATGAAATCCATGTTTTGGTTTATTGATTGGATGGTTCCTGGCTTGTCgtaatttctattgtttggaatTGATGTTTTGTTAATGGAGTGATGGTTGGTTAATGTTTATTCAAACAATTGCTTATTGTTTGATTGTTTGGATTATACATGCAAGTCTGTGAGTTTGTTTATTCAGTTTGATTGTCTGGGATTAAACCTGCAAGTTTGGTTTATATGAATCTCATTTTGTTTAGCCAGGGTGTTAAATTCTCTAGTTATGCATGTTAAGTTTTCAGGTCGATTGGCAAAGTTGCCAGTTAAGTGAAGTTTTCCAAATTATGCTTACTATCGTCGATGATCTTGTGTCTGTGGATACTCTCATTGGAAGAAGTCCCTTACTGTTGAGCCATGTGATGACTGGATCCAGAGTTGTGATATTGTTGCTTTTAACAAGATTTAAGTAATCTTGTTCAATTGACTTTGCAATATGTGTGAGGCAATTAAAAAGGAACATTTGATAATCCAGTCCTTAAAGTTCTACTTCTATGAAATGGATTGAAATCAACATTGATtaacaaaaatttatatatatatatatatatatatattatatagttttatttttatttttatttttatttaaaaataaaaataaaaataaaaataaaaataaaaataaaaataaaaataaaaataaaaataaaaataaaataaaataaaaaccgcctagctGTCTAGGCACTAGATCCTTGGTCACCACCCGACCAGCACctagcgatttttagaaccttatAATTACCACCTTTAGAACTTAATCACTCAAATGATAACCTtctttactctaatgagaatCTAATGAGAATCTTATTTACCTTAATGAGAACTTTAGTCTAGTTACTTACTCTATTCTAACGAGGACCTTATTTATCTTAATAAGGACTATTTTTaagttaccatatgagtcctcaaaatggTACTATGAGTTGTCAAAGTAGTACATagatattatataaaatatgaCATGGatgagaaatgttaacgtaccatacactactagaataatgtcattagacatcgccactattaaatcggttaggattgcacctgatgttaaaaaagtgctaacatcagtttgtgaaataaccgatttctattgttattatgGACATCAGTCACCAAATAAACCGATGTGAAAAGTTTCGTTCGGAAAATTTGcaaaaacgcggagggactaagttgAAAAATTTGAGAAACAGGGGACTTAAAATTTCATTCCCCCCAcacttagttatttttcccaCACGACTTGCATTGACTTTGAGTCATTCCCAAACCCTAACTCATTTTCACCCGTCTTCCTCCTCCGCCTCTGAGCAGCACCCTACCCTTATCACTCGCAACCCTTATAACCTAGTCTTTGAGCTTCGGCTGCTGTGCCTCCTCAACACCACAACCCTTCAGCACTGGtccttctctccctctctctctcttccccttctGTTTTCTCTTGTTCCGAATCTGAACAAGCCTTGTTGATTTCGTAATCTAACAATCTGTTTCTTCTGGAAAACTCTAATTGCAGGCATCGGAGAACCCCATGAGGGAAATCAAGATCTAGAAGCTCGTCCTCAACATCTCCGTCGGCGAGAGCGGTGATTGTCTCACCAAGGCCGCCAAGGTCTTGAAGCAACTCAGCGGCTAGACCCCTGTTTTCTCCAAAGGTGAgatttt
It encodes:
- the LOC112202521 gene encoding cationic peroxidase 1, with product MAFTSQNNSFCFLVLLFLFSIASAQLSSDYYATRCPKALSTVRTAVINAVVKEHRMGASLLRLHFHDCFVNGCDASVLLDDTANFTGEKTALPNLDSIRGFEVIDTIKSQLESICPGVVSCADILAIAARDSVVLLGGPSWIVQLGRRDSTTASLSAANTDLPSPSLDVNDLISAFSNKGFSAKDLVALSGSHTMGQARCVLFRDRIYNETDINSALATSLKSNCPSSGSDDNLSPLDVTSPVFFDNAYYKNLVNSKGLLHSDQQLFSGGSTDSQVTTYSTTPLAFFADFANAMVKMGNLNLLTGSNGQIRTNCRKIN
- the LOC121049285 gene encoding secreted RxLR effector protein 161-like: MSSEGSRGKTMENVPYARLVGSLMYAQVCTRPDISFAVNMLSRYQSNARHEHWVAGKKVLRYLKSTRDHMLVYKRIEDQELKVECYTNASYKQDLDDLKSTSGYIFMFAGGAISWKTNKQSLTATSTFQAEYIAIFEAIAHALWLRNFISRMKVVDLIERPMTIYYDNAAAVFFSKNNKRTSGSRNIDVKYFSVREIVRDNEIEVTKIGTKDQLADPLTKALPVSVFIKHVENMGVRFR